In Bos taurus isolate L1 Dominette 01449 registration number 42190680 breed Hereford chromosome 10, ARS-UCD2.0, whole genome shotgun sequence, the genomic window cactggactgcctgggaagtccctggagagGTTTTTTGAGATGGTTTCTCTTCAGGAAACCAGGATTGCCTTTGAAATACTCTGAATGCCATGCAGAGAGAACACACTGTTTACCAGGGATTGTCCATTTCTGGTAACTACCTCTCCTGTTGCTGTGAAACAAGGAGTTCTCACAGCTGTAGAGATTTCACGGGAAGGGACCTTTCGGACCAGTCTTGCCTTGTCAGACTGGACCTGCACTAGACTGCGGAAGCTTAGCCTTCAAAGCGAGGGGCTTGCCGTTGGTGGGCCTGGTTGCCTGTGGTGACGTTTGCTCTGTGTTCTGTGTGAAGGCGCGGCCAGTGTGACTGTTGTGGTCTTTGTTTCAGCAGATAAGGAGCAGGCAGCTTCTGTTAACTTGCACAACTTGGCTTGCTTTGGCAAGTTCAGGGGACGGGCGTGCTGTGACTGGGTTGGGTGAAGACATTCATTCTAAAAGGTAAACTTGTGTTTTCAGAATTCAAGGAAGCTTTCTCCCTGTTTGACAAAGACGGTGATGGCACCATCACAACCAAGGAACTTGGAACCGTCATGAGGTCGTTGGGCCAGAACCCAACAGAAGCCGAATTGCAGGACATGATCAACGAGGTGGACGCTGATGGTAAGGGCTTTAGAGCTGTGAATGAGTGCCAGTGTTGTGTAATTCAAGTTGAGACATGTTACCAGATTGTCTTTCAAGTGTCGAGACCAAGGCAAATGTGCAAAGATCCCTTCTGTGGTTTCCTTAGGCCGTTGACAATTAAAATAGAACATTACGGGCCTGCCTCTAGCCCTGCTTGCTGTCCAGAACGTTTCCTGGATCAGATCACAGTATTGTTCTTTTCTACTTGCCATGACCTGTAGTTCAGTCTTTATCAACTGGCTCATGCCTCTGCACGGAGTACTATggggaaagtaaaaataaatagccATAGACCTTTAAAAAGGCTTGGTTGTCTCAGGAGACAAACCCCAAGTGAAGTGGGGGAAGAGCCTTCTTAGATGTTAACGTATAGAAGTGAGCACAGTGTGAGCTGTCAGTGTGTTTATTGAAGAGAATTTCAGGGATCACATGAGGCTTGGAGGTGGGGTGCGTGATGACTGAAGGGACTAGATTTACAGAAGCTGCCAGGAAGGCGCGGAGCCAGAAGGAACTTGCCGTTCGGTCACTTGCTCTCTGGACTCCAGAACAGTGGACAGGAGGCCTTTTTACTGCTTGCTTCTGTCAGCAAGTAGTTTTTAATCACTCCCCTCTGCCCACAAAGAAAAACCACGTGCTTTAGAAATAATATCAAATTAGTAAGTTTgatgtatataatatatgtaatcaAATCTGTAAACGTAACATTGTGGAACATTTGTAAATTTTGAAAAGATGAAACAGGAATAAACAGTTTGGGTCTAGACTTTCTTGATCAGCTTGACAGTAGCCATTTAAAAGTATGTAAATAAAGTATGGTATAGTGTGAAAAAACAGAATTATACTGCTGGTCACGTATTTAGAAGCAGGGGTTTGGGGTCAGCTCTTTAACAGTGGTTTAAGTCCATTTGAGCTACTTCTAAGGACTGTTTTCATCGTTAATAGTTTGGAGAAAGAGGTTTATTCATAGTTCTGTCTCATTTGACTGCTAAGGTGATCGACCATCTGGGAACATAGCGTGGCTCTCTTATAGTCGAGCCCAGGAAGCTGTCTTGGGACTGGCAAAATGTATTAGGCCCTCTGATTGTATGGAACAAGGAGGGGAAGTTTTCTCAAGCTATAGAATCTAACATTTGCAATGAATGCATGTGTTGATGCTGAAGGACATCACTATAGGGCTATAAGAGATCATTTCAGACAACTGGTTTCTGTCTGCCATGAACATCAataatgctttaaatttttgGAGGCCAAAACGCTTTGAAGGAATCTGTGGATTACTACTTTGTTGGTACTGGTGAAAAAGAGTAACTTCACATAAGGCTTTTTTTggttctaatttttatttctgtttagttCAAGTTACACTGTTTATCCGGTGGCTTGTCTCTGGTGTATTCATCTGACTGTTGGTTTTAACGGAGGAGTTTGGAATACTGGCCACAGAACAGATTCTGCTGACAGTTTCCTGATTGATAATGATTTGAGCTGAGAAAACACTTGGGAGCCACGCTCTTAGTAGGAAGCAAAGATACTGAGTTGGGAGAGACGGTCAGGTGACTTCCGTGCAGTGTCCGAGAGGCGCCTCCTGGAGAAGGCTTTCCAGCACTCGTGGTCCCGGCATGAGTCCCCTTTTCCCCACTCAGGTCTTCCCCACTCACTTTCTTCCTTGAAGACCTTGGCGGCTCAGTGACGGGCCTTTTCCAGCATCCCTGGTGTGGCAGAGTTAGACTGAGGACCTCCCTGGCTTGGGGGAAGGCAGTCTCCGGGGCCTCCCTTGGGAGGGAAGGATGCAGCCAGCACTGCTgtggcctttttcttttttcctgttgaaCTGTACAGACCTTTCAGTGGCCAAGAAACTGTGTGTACAGTTTCCTTTGCATCATTAAATGCTATCCTGGGCATTGATTACTAGTTTAATTACATGAATCATGTGAAATTGCCCTGTGAAGTTTTTGAATAATTTAGACCTAAGATAATACAGCCTGATAAAGCAGTTCACCAGTTTGTCTTACCAAATGCTTACTGTTCTataaaatgattctaaaattaCTTCTTCAGTAGCGTTAACTGGAGCACTTATTTTACACacgcttttgttttttaatttgaggtAATGGCACCATTGACTTCCCAGAatttttgactatgatggctagaAAAATGAAAGACACCGACAGTGAAGAGGAAATCCGCGAGGCGTTCCGAGTCTTCGATAAGGTGACCCCGTGTCTGCATTGCTGACTTTGTGGCCATCATTTCTAAAAGCTTTCACACACTTTTCTAGTTAGAACATTTTACCTACCTGCCTGAGCCTCTGTAATCTCACTTTCAAATATTCCTGACTTATTGCAGTAACCTTATCATATGAGAGTAAGCATAATAAGTAGTAGAGAAATTTTGAACCAGGTTTCTTGACTCTTGgagtttcttttgctttttaaaaagccccTGCGGTTTCTGCACTGGCTGCCTGCACGTGTTTAGTGGTGGGGGGAGCTAGAGAGCTGGCAGGTGCGCACGGGGCAGTGACTCTGTCGGAGCCCTGCCTGCCCACGGCACTGGGTCCCTGCCAGTAACCGCTGCGGCGTGTTCGCAGGATGGCAACGGGTACATCAGCGCCGCAGAGCTGCGCCACGTCATGACGAACCTGGGGGAGAAGCTGACGGACGAGGAGGTGGACGAGATGATCAGAGAGGCGGACATCGACGGGGACGGGCAGGTCAACTACGAAGGTGAGCCACCACGTTGGCTTTGTGATGGTCCTCCCTGTAGGACCTGTGAGCAAGTTAACTACTGCAGCTAGGGGCTTTTTCCCTTATTCAGACTAGAGATGTTACCTTCACTAAAGCTGCTTCTGAAGATAACTGAAAGTTATGATTATTTGTCTTTTCAGAATTcgtacagatgatgactgcaaaaTGAAGACCTACTTTCAACTCCTTTTTCCCCCCTCTAGAAGAATCAAATTGAATCTTTTACTTAcctcttgcaaaaaaaaaaaaaaaaaaaagttcatttactCATTCTGTTTCTATATAGCAAAACTGAATGTCAAAAGTACCTTctgtccacacacacaaaatctgcaTGTATTGGTTGGTGGTCCTGTCCCCTAAAGATCAAGCTACACATGAGTTTTCCGATATAAATACTTGTCCTACCTTAACGATAAGGAAGCACTTAGTGGGCTCCTGGCAGGCCCGTCTGCTCATGATTAATCACACTGTTCGGGCTGGCCAGTTTTTCATGCATGCAGCTTGACAATTGAGCACAGTCAGGCGTTTGTATTAAAAAcgaaaaagtgaaaaaacaaattcaaaacctACTCAGAGGGGTTCTAGTTCAAATTGTTAGTGTAAATTGTAGCCGGTTTACTGAGAAGAGGCGTTTAAAATTGGCTCGCCTCAGGATGCCGTGTGGGTAACTGTCCAGGCGGAGCGCCCCTGCTGCCGGGCGGGCCTCTCTACCGCCCCCTGGCGACCGTGACGTGCTGGCGGTGCGCCCGTCTGTGTCTGCGGCGTTGTCCGCGTTGTGCTGAGTGGAATGGGTGTCAGGCTATCACCAttcatacaaatttttaaaaagaaacttttatcAAGGGAGCATCTTGGGACTCTCTGTTTTTAAAACCTTCCGAACCGTGACTTGGAGCCGGCAGAGTAGGCTGTGGCTGTGGACCTCAGCACAACCATCAACACTGCTGTTCAAGAATTCACAATTCACGTCCATTCCAAGTTGTAAatgctagtcttttttttttttttccaataaaaagaCCATTAACTTAAAGTGGTGTTAAATGCTTTGTAAAGCTCAGACCTGAACGGGGACGAGCCAGTCGGAGGGGAGGCCCGTGTACCTTTAAAAATGCCCACAGCCCAGTATTGGGTATCCCCCAGCCACACAGACACGCATCCCAGCACCAACCGCTGAGCCCACGACCTTGCCCCAAACCAAGCAGATACTGACGGCTTCATCTTGTTCACGGACACGTAGGTCTACTTGTatccctgggggagggggagtgaaTCGTGGTGACTTACTGATAATTCAGGCAGTGGCGCtcttaaatgaaggaaaaaacaaaaaccactttCTCTGAAGCATGTATTTAGGGGTTCTTGTCAATTGTGCTGCTGATTAGTGTTTGATGTCACTATTTGAGACCATCTGTGCAAGAGATGATTTAGTGCATCTGTACCTGAGCCCTCGCTGTGTGTGGTAGAAGCAGTGATCACTTTTCTAAGCCAGTCTCTTCAGGCCTAAAGGACACCACCAGTCACCTTgtgatttagtttttaatttatgaTTGTACTTTAGACTTCTGCTGTCTTTTTAACTTGACtttgctcctccccaccccctgcccccagtaGAACCAATTCTGACCTCCAACTTGAAAGTAAAACTCTAGCCCAGAGggaattttgtatttctttacaaAACTGTAACTGAAGCTAAAGAGATGCTGGTACTGATCTTGGCAGTGCGATTGGTCTGCCTAAAAGTCCCCTAAAAAGCGTGTTGGATTTAGTGCAGAGCTCTTTCTGAAGGCTGAATGTGCATTTTTCAGGGTGTTAACTGGTTGTGTCGTATTAGGAGATTGGGTTTTGAGTGTTCCTGTGTGGGAGGTCTTACTTTGCCTGGAAACAGCAGCAGGCTGCCAGTGAGGCGGTGAGACGCGCTCTGCAGCCCATCGGGTGCCTTCAGGGTTGGTTTATGGAGACCCTGTGCTTCTCGTCTGCTCCCCACCTCTCTGGCATTTTGCAGCTCCTTCGTTTTCCCTGCCAGAGGGGTGGGTCAGAGCCGTGGAGAGGAGCCTGCCCCTCCGCTTGGCTGCTGCTCTCTGGGCTGGGTGGTCGGTAGAAGACAGGCTGGCGTCGTGGGTGAGGCTTGGCTTCCGTAACTCCCTGAATCTGGAAGGAACATCAGTACCATAGAGGTTTTCTCCTGGTGAGATAGGAATGCGGTTTCTGGTTCGAGGAAGTGGATAACCTAGATGTTTCTTCCCAGGAGGTCAAGTAGCCAGACTGGTGACCCATTCTCAGGCCTGTGGCCGATGGTCTCTTGGTAGCTTTAAAAAGGGTTGAGGACGATTCGgcttgtttttcaggaactctgcCTTCTGTCAGCCCTCTCGCCACGTCTTTTTCTAGGAGCTGGGTGGACTCCATGTTGGTCCTGTGGCGTTTCCTAAAAGACCACCCTTGAAACCAGGTTAATAAGTGGCCAGGATCCTGTTTGGGAGCCGGAAACGTACCCCCAGCGGGTGCTGAGTTCCAGTTTGGCCTCGAGGGGAAGCCTAGTCCACTGGGGCCTTTCTGGCCTTGCGGGGGACGACCAGCCCCCTAGGGTTAGGTGTCTGCAGTCCACAGGGGTTTGTGAGGACATACGCTGGGCGAGGGGGCGCGACTCTGAAACTTAGCCAGAACCTTCCTGTAAACTCTGGCCCCACTTCTAACTGctctataaatacatatacatatatttatatatacatatagagtGACTAGTTTAACTGGCATCCGCTTGAGCCTGAGACTTGCCATAAAAAACTGCTGAGCCCTTGGCGCACACGCTCACAGTTTCGTTCTCCATCTGTTTGGGGTAGGTGTCGAGCAAACGTGTCTTGATGTTTCAGATGGGCTTCTGATGCACTGTTGCCaaggaaggattttttttcctgattttttgaCAAACGAGTTTTTTGCACACTTTAGATCGGTGACTTTGGGCAACTTTCAAACACACTGAAAACTAGCTGCTGTACATACTTTTATACCCTCTTCATAAGCGCATGTCTGACTACTTGTGACCATGTTGTGACGCGGGGCTGTCCAGTCGGCCTGGCGCGGCTTGGGCCGGCGGAGAAGCAGTGTGACTAGCGGCCCCTCAGCAGTCCCGGGAACTTCCTCCTGAACAAAGAGTGTGAATTTGGTCAAGTCTGCTCCTGGTTCATTCAGCCATTTTCAACATTTGAAGTAATTACTGTATATCCTAAATACACCTATCCTTTTGGCAGTGACTAGATTTCCACGAATGTGTCTTACTATATCCTTCAGCTGGCGGTTACTCTTAGCTCTTATTGATCCCTTGAAGTTGTTCTACAGGAGACAAGTTCTGTGCTGTCTGTATCCCTCGGAGGAAGAAGGTAGTGGCGTGGGTGGAGTGTGTTCTTTCTCCAAATTGATTATAATGTTCATTAAACACGTCTGTAGCCAAGACGGTGGCAGTTCTGTTACGGAAGTCGCCCTTCACCGTGGCGACGTGCGAAAGAGATGTACTCGAACGTTGCTGTGAATCTTCTGAGATGAACTGTTTGGAGATTAACCACCTCTCTGATGGGGGACCAACTCTATGGAAATTGtaaataagttttatttataaacCTGGCActgtactcaataaacatttctgcAGCCTTTCATCTCTAACTGCGAACTCGAGGTTTTTAGCCCCGCTGCCGTCCATTCCATTTGCTCGGTGAACAGGCTGTACCTGCCCGCAGGTGTGAGTCCACCTGCGCCCTGGTACGCTGGCGGGGGGCCAGAGCCACCACAGGGACGTCCCACTCGCCTAACCCTGGTTTTAAAGTTCAGGCCTGGGGACTTagcctggtggtgcagtggctaaggctctcccttcccagggcagggagccgggttcaaaccctggtcagagaactagaccccATTTGCTGCAAGGAAATGAAGCCCGGAGtggccaaatatttaaaaaaaattcagttcaggtGTTAATAGCTGACATTTTAGCACAGTATCCTGGCATTTTAATGTGTCTGTGTTTGCTCTGTGTGAAAAGTTCACACCATGAAAAGATTCATTCCTCTTTAACCTCAAGGTTAAATTCAAGTCTCTTTAGAAATTGTGTGAAGAAGTACAATTTAGGTTTAAATATTAGCTGGGAATTCACAGTTCCATAAGCAGCTGCTTCTGCCCAAGTCCCCAGCAGGACAGCTGAGGAAGGGCGGGGTCCGGGTGGCGGGCCCGGgagaggggcggggggcggtggtgCAGTTCCCACTGAGAACCTTGGAGTGGAAACCTGGCCCTAACCGGTACTGCCCTAACCAGCGTGGCCCCCAGCCCCCGTCTCGAGACCGTGTCCTCAAGCGGGAGCAGCATCTGGCTGCCCCGTGTTTCAGAAGGGCCTTCCACAGGCTGCCTCGCCCCCTTAACAAAGCGCGAGGGAGCTGAGAAGGCGGGAATGGTCGCTGGTTAAGGCCCCGATTTGGTCAGAGGGCCTCCGCCTCTGCACCGCCAACCCCTGTGCAGGGGGACTGAGCCCTCTGCTGAGACCTCAGGCCTGGCCTGCAGCCCGTGGACAGGTTCTTTCCCTCTCTACACCTCAGTTCAGAAAGATGACTGGACTAGGCGccttgttagtcgctcagccatgtctgactgcgaccccagcagcccaccaggcccctctgtccatgggatgctccaggcaagaagacgagtgggtggccatttcctcctccaggggaacttcctgacagggatcaaacctgtgtctcctgcactgtaggcggattctttgccactgagccaccagggaagcccaggtatctTCTACCTGTGGCTTTCTAGGATTCTGACCAACCCAGCTTGGCATCGCTTGGTATTGAAATAGAAATTGCAGCCTAAAGGGTGGGAGGCAAAGGAGTATAGGTGTGTTATATACTTGGAGATGATAAATGGGATTTTAAAAGTCTCAGCAGCTTaatgttgggggtggggcagagggttcagttcagttcagtctatcagtcgtgtccgactctgcgaccccatggagcagAGGGTAAGTCTTGTTGTTAAGACTGTGGGATGTAATATTGGAACGTTGGTCAAGGAAACTGACCACGAAGCCGCTTCCATCCTCCTGGCAAGACAAAGGTAGGAAGCCGCCATCCACTGCCTGCGGGAGATTCAGTCCAAGGGACAACGTCATCTGGTTTTTCAGCAGTTTTGGTTCaggaagaacacacacacacacatttccagtCTGAGCCGAACTTCCCCGGGCCCTGTGGGCTGCTGTGTCCAGTGACTCAGGATGCcttagaaggaaataaaacaagttTTTTATAGCCTGCTGCCGCTCCTCTCCCACCGCCCTCAGCCCTGTGCCGGGCGGGAGAAGCCGCTCGCCGGAACCCGTGGGAGGGCTGGCGGAGCCCAGGAGCTGGGTCCCCACCGACCATTGCTGAGCCTGGGTTAGAGAAAACGGTGCAGCCTCCTGCATAAGTCACTGATGTCTGCCTGTGTCAGCAGCCTCGGCAGTGAGGGTGTATTTACAATTCCCATAGCATTTcaactgtgactttttttttttttgactgtgcctcgaggcctgtgggatcttagttccctaacaaAGGGTTGAACCCTCATCCCTGCGTTTGAAGTGCggggtcttaacccctggactgccaggggagtcccagcAAAGGTcacatttttaagttttgttttcacC contains:
- the CALM1 gene encoding calmodulin-1 isoform X2, giving the protein MSGGTRSALQRPNNADQLTEEQIAEFKEAFSLFDKDGDGTITTKELGTVMRSLGQNPTEAELQDMINEVDADGNGTIDFPEFLTMMARKMKDTDSEEEIREAFRVFDKDGNGYISAAELRHVMTNLGEKLTDEEVDEMIREADIDGDGQVNYEEFVQMMTAK
- the CALM1 gene encoding calmodulin-1 isoform X3 translates to MQADQLTEEQIAEFKEAFSLFDKDGDGTITTKELGTVMRSLGQNPTEAELQDMINEVDADGNGTIDFPEFLTMMARKMKDTDSEEEIREAFRVFDKDGNGYISAAELRHVMTNLGEKLTDEEVDEMIREADIDGDGQVNYEEFVQMMTAK
- the CALM1 gene encoding calmodulin-1, producing the protein MADQLTEEQIAEFKEAFSLFDKDGDGTITTKELGTVMRSLGQNPTEAELQDMINEVDADGNGTIDFPEFLTMMARKMKDTDSEEEIREAFRVFDKDGNGYISAAELRHVMTNLGEKLTDEEVDEMIREADIDGDGQVNYEEFVQMMTAK
- the CALM1 gene encoding calmodulin-1 isoform X1, which produces MRCGGERVPLCRGGPTASISTLRGHFPGEADQLTEEQIAEFKEAFSLFDKDGDGTITTKELGTVMRSLGQNPTEAELQDMINEVDADGNGTIDFPEFLTMMARKMKDTDSEEEIREAFRVFDKDGNGYISAAELRHVMTNLGEKLTDEEVDEMIREADIDGDGQVNYEEFVQMMTAK